In a single window of the Nodularia spumigena CCY9414 genome:
- a CDS encoding DUF3086 domain-containing protein → MNPEESQTPEQIDEWLEQIEAENPKPENSSLESVLETEAPPSSPDIQLNNANLEPIISHPEVADSVIESTEESIVEFAAVQLEVESESPDNSLYAEAEERVAQLQSTEAALKAEIANLELSYKTLQEQLSETQTSLGRLVQESLVQLEQRKQALQISVEQLERRQERIRNEMRTTFAGTSQDLAIRVQGFKDYLTGSLQDLAMSAEQLQLIPPVVVERAKPVVPEVKAAPEQPGTPQFAQQQFQDTTSKIRRLIDQYRSKPDYYGPPWQLRRTFEPVHAERVSDWFFSQGGRGASRSMGSRLQNILIASAVASILHRLYGDRIRTLVLANSPERLGEWRRGLQDCLGIGRPDFGPDRGVALFETPDALAQKADRLVKANQLPFIIIDDSFEQISLAMLQFPLWLAFAPDPKSVRNYNDDF, encoded by the coding sequence ATGAATCCAGAGGAATCTCAAACCCCAGAACAGATTGATGAGTGGTTGGAACAAATAGAAGCAGAAAACCCAAAGCCAGAAAACTCATCTTTAGAGTCAGTCCTGGAAACAGAAGCGCCACCTTCATCACCTGATATACAACTAAATAACGCAAATCTTGAGCCAATCATATCTCATCCAGAAGTGGCAGATTCTGTAATTGAGTCCACAGAAGAGTCAATTGTTGAATTTGCAGCAGTCCAGTTAGAAGTAGAATCAGAGTCACCAGATAATTCACTATATGCCGAAGCTGAGGAAAGAGTTGCACAGTTGCAAAGCACAGAAGCAGCGCTGAAGGCAGAAATCGCCAATTTAGAACTGTCTTACAAAACGCTTCAGGAACAACTAAGTGAAACTCAAACCTCTCTGGGGCGACTTGTACAAGAGTCGCTGGTGCAGCTTGAACAACGCAAACAAGCATTGCAAATTTCTGTAGAACAGCTAGAACGCCGCCAAGAACGCATTCGGAATGAAATGCGAACCACTTTTGCGGGAACATCCCAAGATTTAGCTATTCGGGTGCAGGGCTTTAAAGACTATCTCACGGGTAGCTTACAAGATTTGGCTATGTCAGCAGAGCAATTGCAACTGATACCACCAGTGGTGGTAGAACGAGCCAAACCTGTTGTTCCAGAGGTGAAAGCAGCCCCAGAACAGCCGGGAACGCCGCAATTTGCCCAACAGCAGTTTCAAGATACGACAAGTAAAATTCGCCGTCTGATTGACCAATATCGCAGTAAACCTGATTATTATGGTCCACCTTGGCAACTGCGCCGGACTTTTGAACCTGTCCACGCTGAACGAGTTTCTGATTGGTTCTTCAGCCAAGGGGGACGGGGTGCTTCGCGGAGTATGGGTAGCCGCTTGCAAAATATTCTGATTGCTTCGGCTGTGGCTTCGATATTACACAGGTTATATGGCGATAGAATTCGTACTCTAGTTTTAGCTAATTCACCAGAACGTTTGGGTGAATGGCGGCGCGGTTTGCAAGACTGCTTAGGAATTGGTCGCCCAGATTTTGGCCCGGATAGAGGTGTGGCTTTGTTTGAAACGCCTGATGCTTTGGCTCAAAAAGCAGACCGACTGGTGAAGGCTAATCAATTACCTTTTATTATCATTGATGATTCTTTCGAGCAAATCAGTTTAGCAATGTTGCAATTTCCTTTATGGTTGGCTTTTGCTCCTGACCCTAAATCTGTGAGAAATTACAATGATGATTTTTAA
- a CDS encoding metallophosphoesterase family protein, translating to MKLISEPSISEKIHKMKQRVRWLHPQIVSQGIDQTSMVIDDGKEDNPEFSFMVIGDTGTTSLYGYHPQRKVAELMLPHKEDCGFVLHTGDVIYAVGSHEYYDKNFIQPYREFLVGGDQPENIAYDRMLFNLPFLAVPGNHDYYDVPLMYRLFTGSTRPLRRFLRYKDLEIGWHGSNKGDAYARAFLDYTAAIASPKELQRHLDQHYTAIIGGGRCMRYQPGKFTRLPNRYYTFRYGGIDFFALDSNTFNKPSPLPETPEGEINRRELQQRRQVIDQEEEQILATCDRLNPEKPAEAEQIDYLNAKLEQINEIKIDIEKQLASNATDIIDFEQLNWLKNRLIESWNSSEVRGRIIFFHHPPYVTEATKWNQAQTLAVRHRLRWVFEQVAKTLGSQTKDRSIVDIIFNGHAHCLEHIRTGDTGYADSHINCIISGGSGHYPRRQRREGNELIEIFTELPGHPQRKVAESLLFFGRNGKKPHKHLPYSCVKIEVKAGTPPKFIVTPLVADRVGEEWQTPQIQPFVI from the coding sequence ATGAAATTAATTTCCGAACCATCGATTTCCGAGAAAATCCACAAAATGAAGCAAAGAGTGCGGTGGCTTCATCCGCAGATAGTTTCTCAGGGAATCGACCAAACCAGCATGGTAATTGATGATGGTAAAGAGGATAATCCTGAATTTTCCTTTATGGTAATTGGTGACACAGGAACAACATCGCTTTACGGATACCATCCCCAACGCAAAGTAGCAGAATTAATGCTTCCCCATAAAGAAGATTGCGGTTTTGTCTTACATACCGGCGACGTAATTTATGCAGTGGGTTCCCACGAGTATTATGATAAAAACTTTATTCAACCCTATCGGGAATTTCTCGTAGGCGGAGACCAACCCGAAAACATTGCCTATGACCGAATGTTATTCAATCTGCCATTTTTAGCAGTCCCAGGCAATCACGATTACTATGACGTGCCATTGATGTATCGTTTATTTACAGGAAGCACCCGGCCGTTGCGTCGTTTCCTGCGGTACAAAGACCTAGAAATTGGTTGGCATGGATCAAATAAAGGTGATGCTTATGCCAGAGCATTTCTTGATTACACAGCAGCGATCGCCTCCCCAAAAGAATTACAACGTCATTTAGATCAACATTACACTGCTATAATTGGCGGGGGGCGGTGTATGCGTTATCAACCTGGAAAATTCACCCGTTTACCCAACCGCTATTACACCTTTCGTTATGGCGGTATCGACTTTTTCGCCTTAGATTCCAACACCTTTAATAAACCATCCCCCTTACCAGAAACTCCAGAAGGGGAAATCAACCGCCGGGAATTGCAGCAACGTCGCCAAGTCATAGACCAAGAAGAAGAGCAGATTTTAGCAACCTGCGATCGACTCAACCCCGAAAAACCCGCCGAAGCGGAACAAATTGATTACCTCAATGCCAAATTAGAGCAAATCAACGAAATTAAAATTGACATTGAAAAACAACTAGCATCAAACGCCACAGATATTATCGATTTTGAGCAACTGAATTGGTTAAAAAACCGACTCATAGAATCTTGGAACAGTTCAGAAGTGCGGGGAAGAATCATCTTCTTTCACCATCCACCCTACGTTACAGAAGCCACAAAATGGAATCAAGCCCAAACCTTAGCAGTTCGTCATCGGCTACGCTGGGTATTTGAACAGGTAGCGAAAACCCTTGGTTCCCAAACAAAAGACCGTTCCATAGTCGATATAATCTTCAACGGACACGCCCACTGCTTAGAACATATTCGCACAGGCGACACAGGATACGCCGATTCTCATATTAATTGTATCATCTCTGGTGGCAGTGGTCATTATCCCCGCCGTCAACGTCGAGAAGGCAACGAATTAATAGAAATTTTTACAGAACTTCCTGGTCATCCCCAGCGAAAAGTAGCCGAGTCCTTACTATTTTTCGGTCGCAATGGAAAAAAACCCCACAAACATCT
- a CDS encoding transglycosylase SLT domain-containing protein, which yields MLKKLQKKHISFIAFAALFAFSAGAMVSAPEIGKFLGQRLNLGGNQVEQISPDNQAQSTVFPLISQYLKERAKKLEAIANGSSSPDRERARYLLASDLIDTREAEKALGFLEGLQKSYPSLGPYILLKQAQAQDILGEGGKASDLRQRVLREYPEAAGKAKALYMIALPEHHDTAIAQFPSHPLTWEIIYKRLQENPNQPELRLILAKYAYNQAGIVGVLDQLVKQPNLKAEEWEIVGTAYWENNQFAKAGDAYFKAPPTPRNLYRAARGIQIGGKEREKAIATYNQLVQKFPEASETGLALLRLSELARSRQEAIPYLDRIIANFPEQASRAIVEKAKIYQELNEQILAQQAWELLLSQYGSSNQAAEYRWEKAKEQAKAQNYAGAWQWAQPIATNNPNSILAPRAGFWVGKWAIRLGKPQEAKAAYEYVLSQFPYSYYAWRSAVYLGLNVGNFDNVRQLQPEIVPNQRPVPPAGSDTFKELYLLGEDNDAWLQWETEFLTKLQPTVAEQFTEGLMQLVRGKNLSAISLISRLEDRETPEEQAEYQVLSKQVKYWQARYPFPYRQEIKKWSAERQLNPLLVTGLIRQESMFESKIKSVAGATGLMQVMPATGEWIAPQIQLDSKTINLENPDENINLGTWYLDFTHRQYNNDSMLAIASYNAGPGNVAKWLRTIGKNDPDDFVEDIPFNETKNYVRQVFGNYWNYLRLYNPEMSAKVGKYSEAHPQLPQR from the coding sequence ATGCTGAAGAAACTACAAAAAAAACACATCTCTTTCATTGCTTTTGCAGCACTGTTTGCCTTTTCAGCAGGCGCAATGGTATCAGCACCTGAGATCGGCAAATTCTTAGGACAAAGGTTAAACCTGGGGGGAAATCAGGTTGAGCAAATTTCTCCAGATAATCAAGCCCAGTCAACCGTATTTCCACTAATATCACAGTATCTAAAAGAACGAGCGAAAAAATTAGAAGCGATCGCCAATGGTTCCAGTTCACCAGACAGGGAACGCGCCCGTTATTTATTAGCTAGTGATTTAATTGACACTAGGGAAGCCGAAAAGGCTTTAGGTTTTCTGGAAGGACTACAAAAAAGCTATCCCAGTCTCGGCCCCTATATTTTACTCAAACAGGCACAGGCACAAGATATCCTGGGTGAAGGCGGTAAGGCTTCGGATTTGAGACAAAGAGTTCTCAGAGAGTATCCCGAAGCAGCAGGAAAAGCTAAAGCTCTATATATGATCGCCCTACCAGAGCATCATGATACAGCGATCGCACAATTTCCTTCTCATCCCCTCACCTGGGAAATTATTTATAAGCGTTTACAAGAAAATCCCAATCAGCCAGAATTGCGGTTAATTTTGGCAAAATATGCCTACAATCAAGCCGGAATCGTCGGCGTGTTAGATCAGCTCGTGAAACAGCCGAATCTCAAAGCCGAAGAATGGGAAATTGTGGGTACAGCTTATTGGGAAAATAATCAATTTGCCAAAGCAGGTGATGCCTATTTTAAAGCACCCCCAACACCCCGCAACCTTTACCGTGCCGCCAGAGGAATACAGATAGGAGGTAAAGAACGGGAAAAAGCTATTGCTACTTACAATCAATTAGTCCAAAAATTTCCTGAAGCCAGCGAAACGGGACTAGCTTTATTACGTTTGTCAGAATTGGCGAGAAGCCGTCAAGAGGCCATACCATATCTGGACAGAATAATTGCGAATTTTCCTGAACAAGCCAGTAGAGCAATTGTAGAAAAAGCCAAAATTTACCAAGAACTCAACGAGCAAATTTTGGCGCAACAGGCTTGGGAACTGCTCTTAAGCCAATACGGTAGTTCTAATCAAGCCGCAGAGTATCGCTGGGAGAAAGCCAAAGAGCAAGCCAAGGCGCAAAATTACGCAGGGGCTTGGCAATGGGCGCAACCAATTGCTACAAACAATCCTAATAGTATTTTGGCTCCTAGAGCAGGCTTTTGGGTAGGTAAATGGGCAATAAGATTAGGAAAGCCACAAGAAGCTAAAGCCGCTTATGAGTATGTATTGAGTCAATTTCCTTACTCTTACTATGCTTGGCGATCGGCTGTCTACCTGGGGCTGAATGTGGGCAACTTTGATAACGTGCGGCAATTACAACCAGAAATAGTTCCGAATCAACGTCCCGTACCTCCCGCAGGTTCAGACACCTTCAAAGAACTGTATTTGTTAGGTGAAGATAATGATGCTTGGTTGCAATGGGAAACCGAATTTTTGACTAAACTCCAGCCCACGGTAGCCGAACAATTTACCGAAGGGTTAATGCAGCTAGTTAGGGGCAAAAATCTCTCAGCAATTAGCTTGATTTCTCGATTGGAAGACAGAGAAACACCAGAGGAACAAGCCGAGTATCAAGTTTTGAGCAAACAGGTAAAATATTGGCAAGCCCGTTATCCTTTTCCCTATCGCCAGGAAATTAAAAAATGGTCTGCTGAACGGCAGTTAAATCCTCTGCTAGTTACGGGCTTAATACGTCAAGAGTCCATGTTTGAGTCAAAAATTAAATCCGTTGCCGGTGCGACTGGTTTAATGCAGGTCATGCCCGCTACAGGTGAATGGATTGCGCCTCAAATTCAATTGGATAGCAAAACTATTAATTTAGAAAACCCCGACGAAAATATTAATTTGGGGACATGGTATTTAGATTTTACTCATCGGCAGTATAACAATGACTCGATGCTGGCGATCGCCAGTTATAATGCTGGCCCTGGCAACGTCGCCAAATGGCTGCGAACTATTGGTAAAAATGATCCAGACGATTTTGTGGAAGATATTCCCTTTAATGAAACGAAAAATTACGTGCGACAAGTATTTGGGAATTACTGGAATTATCTGCGACTTTACAATCCTGAGATGTCGGCTAAGGTAGGAAAATACTCAGAAGCACATCCACAATTGCCCCAGAGGTAA
- the tatC gene encoding twin-arginine translocase subunit TatC, translating to MTPSQDVTTPDIDQEEYGNPEIDPLNELPDEGEMSLFDHLEELRQRIFYSLIAVVFGVIGCFIAVKPIVKLLEIPAQGVKFLQLAPGEYFFVSIKVAGYSGLVLSSPFILYQIIQFVLPGLTRRERRLLGPVVLGSSVLFAAGLVFAYLLLIPAALNFFISYGEDVVDQLWSIDKYFEFVLLLLFSTGLAFQIPIIQLLLGNLGIVSSQRMIAGWRFVIMGAVVLGAVLTPSTDPLTQSLLAGAVLGLYFGGIGLVKLTGK from the coding sequence ATGACACCCTCACAAGATGTAACTACTCCTGATATTGACCAAGAGGAATACGGCAACCCAGAAATTGATCCTCTCAATGAGTTGCCAGATGAAGGGGAAATGTCCCTTTTTGACCACCTCGAAGAGTTACGACAACGGATTTTTTATTCTCTGATTGCAGTCGTCTTTGGTGTAATTGGCTGTTTTATTGCCGTTAAGCCGATTGTTAAGTTACTGGAAATCCCCGCCCAAGGAGTCAAATTTCTGCAACTTGCGCCCGGAGAATATTTCTTTGTGTCTATCAAAGTTGCAGGTTACAGTGGCTTGGTGCTTTCTAGTCCCTTCATTCTTTACCAAATTATCCAGTTCGTTCTTCCCGGATTAACTCGCCGGGAACGCCGTTTACTCGGACCTGTAGTTTTGGGTTCCAGTGTGCTGTTTGCAGCTGGTTTAGTATTTGCCTACTTGTTGCTTATCCCCGCAGCTTTGAATTTTTTCATTAGCTACGGTGAAGATGTTGTAGATCAACTTTGGTCAATTGACAAATACTTTGAATTTGTGCTGCTACTGTTATTTAGTACGGGTTTAGCATTTCAAATTCCGATTATCCAATTATTACTAGGTAATTTGGGAATTGTCTCCTCTCAAAGGATGATTGCTGGCTGGCGTTTTGTGATTATGGGAGCAGTAGTTCTCGGTGCTGTCCTCACCCCTTCCACTGACCCCCTCACCCAAAGTCTCTTAGCAGGCGCAGTATTAGGACTGTACTTTGGTGGTATTGGTCTAGTGAAACTCACCGGGAAATGA
- a CDS encoding DUF3119 family protein, whose amino-acid sequence MSSKKTGLKTVTSSFAPNSTSSVELQPSYNIPIVLLIAAIPLLLVQLWVGLIIGLLGLFLLIQTRTIRLHFTATDLDIYRGEKLLRRFPYQEWQNWRIFWNRIPILFYFKEVNSIHFLPILFDPKTLKSCLEERCPRI is encoded by the coding sequence ATGTCTAGTAAGAAAACAGGATTGAAAACTGTGACCAGTTCATTTGCACCTAATTCCACATCAAGTGTGGAACTCCAGCCTAGTTACAATATCCCTATAGTGCTTCTGATTGCTGCTATTCCCCTACTGCTAGTGCAGCTTTGGGTAGGATTAATCATCGGATTGTTGGGTTTATTTCTTTTAATTCAAACTCGGACAATACGGTTACACTTCACTGCTACAGACTTAGATATTTACCGAGGGGAAAAATTACTGCGGCGCTTTCCCTACCAGGAATGGCAAAACTGGCGGATATTCTGGAATAGAATTCCCATCCTGTTTTATTTTAAGGAAGTCAACAGCATTCACTTTTTACCAATTTTGTTTGACCCCAAAACCCTGAAATCTTGCCTGGAAGAACGTTGTCCACGTATCTAA
- a CDS encoding FAD-dependent hydroxylase: MALTQLHQNFSLAQTPPDHRGYDYDLVIVGGGIIGLTLASALKDSGLSVLLIEARVASAAVAKGQAYAVHMLSALIFQGIGIWEEISPQIAKYCQVRLSDADYPDVVEFATDDIGTPELGYVAEHQALLQPLQEFVQNCPNVTYLCPAEVVKTEYQQDIVAIDIKIADNIQTVRSKLVVAADGSRSRIREAAGIKTNGWKYWQSCIVAFVKPEKPHNNTAYERFWTSGPFAILPLPGNRCRIVWTAPHAEAKALCALDDEQFLAELGRRYGNQMGKLELLGDRFIFPVQLMQSDRYVLPRLALIGDAAHNCHPVGGQGLNLGIRDAAALAQVLQTAHNSGEDIGNVKILKRYERWRKLENLTILGFTDLLDRVFSNNFLPVVLIRRLGLGMMRRIPMLKVFALKLMIGLKGRTPELAKR; encoded by the coding sequence ATGGCGCTCACACAGCTACATCAAAATTTTTCCCTTGCACAAACACCGCCAGATCATCGGGGATATGATTATGATTTGGTCATTGTCGGCGGTGGTATTATTGGTTTAACTTTGGCTTCGGCTTTGAAGGATTCTGGTTTAAGTGTTTTACTAATTGAGGCTAGGGTCGCTTCAGCAGCAGTTGCGAAGGGACAAGCTTATGCAGTTCATATGCTTTCGGCTCTCATTTTTCAGGGAATTGGTATTTGGGAGGAAATATCGCCTCAAATCGCTAAGTATTGCCAAGTTCGCCTTTCTGATGCTGATTATCCTGATGTGGTGGAATTCGCTACGGACGATATAGGTACGCCAGAGTTGGGTTATGTGGCGGAACATCAAGCGCTTTTACAGCCTTTGCAGGAGTTTGTCCAAAATTGTCCCAATGTAACTTATCTCTGTCCGGCTGAGGTGGTAAAAACGGAATATCAGCAGGATATTGTGGCTATAGATATTAAAATTGCTGATAATATTCAAACAGTCCGCAGTAAATTAGTTGTAGCAGCTGATGGTTCGCGATCGCGCATTCGGGAAGCTGCGGGAATTAAAACGAATGGCTGGAAATATTGGCAGTCTTGTATTGTAGCATTTGTGAAGCCAGAAAAACCACACAATAATACTGCTTACGAAAGATTTTGGACGAGCGGACCCTTTGCGATTTTACCTCTGCCGGGGAACCGTTGCCGCATTGTTTGGACAGCCCCCCACGCCGAAGCCAAGGCTTTGTGCGCCTTAGATGACGAGCAGTTTTTGGCAGAACTGGGCCGGCGCTATGGTAATCAAATGGGTAAGTTAGAATTACTAGGCGATCGCTTTATTTTTCCAGTCCAACTCATGCAAAGCGATCGCTATGTACTCCCCAGATTAGCCTTAATTGGTGACGCTGCACACAATTGTCATCCCGTCGGCGGACAAGGTTTAAATTTGGGAATTCGCGATGCAGCCGCTTTAGCGCAAGTGTTACAAACAGCACATAATTCCGGTGAAGATATTGGGAATGTGAAAATCCTCAAACGCTATGAACGCTGGCGCAAGCTAGAAAACCTGACAATATTAGGTTTCACCGATTTGTTAGATCGAGTATTTTCTAATAACTTTTTACCAGTGGTATTAATTCGTCGCCTCGGTTTGGGGATGATGCGGCGCATACCGATGTTAAAAGTGTTTGCGCTCAAATTGATGATTGGTTTAAAAGGACGCACCCCAGAATTAGCCAAACGGTAA
- a CDS encoding tRNA-binding protein, which produces MTQINYDDFEQVEIRVGRIIEVKDFPQARKPAYKLWIDFGDLGVKKSSAQITKLYNLEDLKDRLILAVTNFPPRQIADFMSEVLVLGVVGENGEVVLIQPDREVPLGKRIS; this is translated from the coding sequence ATGACACAAATTAATTATGATGACTTTGAGCAAGTTGAGATTCGTGTAGGCAGAATAATCGAAGTTAAAGATTTTCCCCAAGCACGAAAACCAGCTTATAAACTGTGGATAGACTTTGGTGATTTGGGCGTGAAAAAATCTAGCGCTCAAATTACTAAACTTTATAATTTAGAAGATTTAAAAGATAGATTAATCTTAGCTGTGACTAACTTTCCACCGCGTCAAATAGCTGATTTTATGTCAGAAGTTTTAGTCTTAGGCGTAGTTGGAGAAAATGGCGAAGTTGTCTTGATTCAACCAGATAGAGAAGTACCATTAGGTAAAAGAATCTCATAG
- the plsY gene encoding glycerol-3-phosphate 1-O-acyltransferase PlsY, whose translation MAIWLGLCGVALVVAYLLGSFPTGYIAGKLLKGIDIREVGSGSTGATNVLRTLGKGPGAFVLVIDCLKGVFAIALIYWLFSFAPAQNLIPSTVDIPIWQPWMITLSGLFAILGHSKSIFLGFSGGKSVATSLGILLAMNWQVGVATAVVFAVCIAISRIVSLSSISGAIAVPILMVILQQPLPYILFGVAGGLYVILRHRTNIERLLAGMEPKIGQKLATDEAVDG comes from the coding sequence ATGGCTATTTGGCTCGGTTTATGTGGTGTGGCTTTGGTGGTAGCTTATCTGTTGGGTTCTTTTCCTACTGGCTACATTGCGGGGAAGCTGTTAAAGGGTATTGATATTCGAGAGGTTGGTTCGGGTTCAACTGGCGCAACTAATGTATTACGGACTTTGGGGAAAGGGCCAGGAGCTTTCGTTTTAGTGATTGATTGCTTGAAGGGTGTTTTTGCGATCGCACTTATTTACTGGTTATTCTCTTTTGCTCCTGCTCAAAATCTTATCCCCTCTACGGTAGATATTCCAATTTGGCAACCCTGGATGATTACTTTATCTGGGTTATTCGCTATCCTGGGACACAGTAAATCAATTTTTTTGGGCTTTTCTGGTGGTAAGTCTGTGGCTACCAGTTTAGGCATTTTATTGGCGATGAATTGGCAGGTGGGTGTGGCTACAGCCGTGGTTTTTGCTGTGTGTATCGCTATTTCTAGGATTGTATCATTGAGTTCGATTAGCGGTGCGATCGCTGTTCCAATTTTGATGGTAATTTTGCAGCAACCTTTACCTTATATTCTGTTTGGTGTTGCTGGGGGTTTGTATGTGATTTTACGCCATCGCACTAATATTGAGCGGCTGCTTGCTGGTATGGAACCGAAAATTGGTCAGAAGTTAGCTACGGACGAAGCTGTTGATGGCTGA